TGGCGAATGCCGTAGAGGGTGGCCACCGCGTCGGCACGGTCGGGGCCGGCGGCGGCGGGCATCATCACGGCCTCGTCCCACTCGAGCATGGCCACGGCGTGGTCGAGGTGCCCGATGCGGCGGAACGTAGCTTCGAGTTGCGCGTAAGACATCCCCTCAGTCTACGCGCTGCCCCCGCGGGGCAGAAGGGCTGCTGCGCACGCCTCAAGCTTCTCGTGGGGCCTGCCGTTTTCCTTCTGGACCCCAGGACACTGTGACGCAGAGAGGAAACCAAACGGCTGAACTCAGCGAGGCGCACGACCTCCTCCTCACGCGCTACCAGGCGTCGGTGGAGGGGAGCGGCGAGGGCGTGTGGGATTGGTTCGTGCAAAGTGGGCGCGTGGTGTTCTCGGACGGATGGAAGCGCATGCTCGGCTACGAGCCGCACGAGATCGCCGACGAGCTGTCCGAGTGGGAGCGCCGTGTGCACCCCGAAGACCTTCCCGGCGCGATGTCCGACGTCCGGGCCCACCTCGAGGGAACGACCCCCCGCTACGACAACGAACACCGCATGCGTCACAAAGACGGCCGGTGGATCTGGATTTCGGACCGCGGTGGGGTCATTCAGCGCGACGAGCAAGGGCGCCCTCTGCGCTTCGTGGGAACCCATCAAGACGTCACCCACCGCAAGCAGATCGAGGAGGCCCTGCGCGCCACGGAGGCCCGCTACCGCGCTGCCGAGGAGCTCGCGGGGCTCGGGCACTGGGACTTCGACATCCGCACCGGAGTGGTCTCCTGGTCTCCCCAGGTGTTCCGTCTCTTCGGACTCGCCCCCGCCGCCCAGGCGCCGCCGCTCGAAGTGCATCTCGGCGAGCAGGTCCACCCCGAAGACGTGGACATGTTCCGTGACCACGTGACTCAGGCTCTTACCCTGGGCACCCCCTACGAGTTCGAGTACCGCGCGTGTCTACCCGACGGCACTCATCGCTGGTTGCTCGGGCGGGGCCCTGTTCGGAAGGACGATGCGGGCAGCCCCGTCTCGATGACCGGGACGGTGCAAGACATCCACGCGCGCAAGCAGGCCGAACTGGCGGCCGCCGCCGCCAAAGCCGAGGTCGAACGGGCCAACGCCCAGCTTGCCGAGGCGGTGGTGCAGCTGCAGGCGCTGGCCGAACAGGCCAAGGACGCCAATCTCGCGAAGTCGCGTTTTCTCGCCACCATGAGCCACGAGATTCGCACGCCGCTCAACGGCATCATCGGGATGACGTCGTTGCTGTTGTCGGGCGATCTCGAGCCCGACCACCGCGAGTCCTTGAGCACGATTGCCCGCTCCGGGGATGCGCTCTTGCAGCTCTTGAACGACATCCTCGATCTCTCGAAGATCGAAG
Above is a genomic segment from Myxococcales bacterium containing:
- a CDS encoding PAS domain-containing protein, which produces MTQRGNQTAELSEAHDLLLTRYQASVEGSGEGVWDWFVQSGRVVFSDGWKRMLGYEPHEIADELSEWERRVHPEDLPGAMSDVRAHLEGTTPRYDNEHRMRHKDGRWIWISDRGGVIQRDEQGRPLRFVGTHQDVTHRKQIEEALRATEARYRAAEELAGLGHWDFDIRTGVVSWSPQVFRLFGLAPAAQAPPLEVHLGEQVHPEDVDMFRDHVTQALTLGTPYEFEYRACLPDGTHRWLLGRGPVRKDDAGSPVSMTGTVQDIHARKQAELAAAAAKAEVERANAQLAEAVVQLQALAEQAKDANLAKSRFLATMSHEIRTPLNGIIGMTSLLLSGDLEPDHRESLSTIARSGDALLQLLNDILDLSKIEAGRMLLDPQPLALRPLLEDAVELFRPKADEKKLLLGFQWPREGPRFVRCDGGRLRQVLLNLVGNAVKFTAQGSVSLQVSFDAEGTQTWLDVAVVDTGIGISDEQATHLFEPFTQADEGTARRFGGSGLGLAISRRLLELMGGTLTLSSALAQGSTFRLRMPVEIIDHVPSAHHTPPPVRLRTRRLRVLVAEDNRVNQVVTERLLNKLNCDVTLAADGRQAITLAQRHRYDLILMDCQMPELDGFEAATMLRSDGGLSQDAPIVALTANAFHEDRQRCLAAGMNDHVAKPISRDMLERVLARWGGG